The region TCCGACGCGAACGGTACCGGCATGGCCGGCGGACACACCAGCACCGGAGGTTTCTTCATGTGCGGCATGCATTCACGGCACGCCATCGAGATGATGCGGTCGCCGAGGCCAGAGATTTCGGTGCTCTCCTGCACCACGCACAGGCGGCCGGTCTTCTTTACCGATTCAAGTATCCGCGCGGGCGCGAGCGGACCAAGCACGAACGGGTTGAATATGTCGAAGCCGGCCTTGACTTCCGCGCATGCTGCAAGCACCGGGTCGAGCATGGCGCCGAAGCCCACCACGGTGCACTCGTTGCCGTCGGCGTATTTTCTCTCGCGCCATATCCGGTTGAGATCGCCGTCAAAGTCAATATCGCCGCCCTTGGTGCCGTAGAGCAACTTGTGCTCGAACACAAGGCAGGGGTTCGGGTCGTAAAATCCGGCGACGATCGCCTCGAACGTCTCCTGCGGCGTAAAGGGATAAAGCAACTTGAGCCCGCAGAAGCGCGACCACAGCCCTTCGAACTCGCCCGAATGGAACGCGCCGAGCGTGATGCCGCCGCCGCAGGGAAGCCGGAACAGCGCAGGCACTTCCTTACCGCAACGAAAATACCATGTGCCGCAATTCAATCCCAACTGGGTCGCCGACTCGGTGGAGAAATCGGCAAATTGGTATTCCACGATGGGCCGCATGCCGGTCTGCGAAGCGCCGAGCGCAAAACCGACGATCGCGGATTCGGCCATGGGCATGTCGAGCACGCGGTTGGGACCGAACTTGTCAAACAGCCCCTTGCAGGTCTTGAATGCGGACCCGTACGGCCCCACGTCAAGGCCCAGAAGAACGGCGTTCTTGTTGCGCGACATGACGTAGTCGAGCGCCAGGGTAACGGCGTTGAGGTTCTTCACCTTTTGCGCCTTGAATGCGTCGAGCGCGGACGCCTGTTTCCGTTCTGCAAACACGGGCCCGAATGAAATGCCCGGATCGGGCCGCGGCACCTCGAGCGCGCGCTTTACGGTTTCGTCAACAAGCGCCGCGGCCTCCTTTTCCATGGCCGCGACGGATGTCTCGGAGGCGCCGGAGTCGAGCAGCGATTTCCGGCCGCGCACCACCGGCTCTCGTTTGAGCCATTCGTCCCGCTCCTGCTGCGTCACGTATTCGGCGTTGTCGTACACGGCGTGGCCGAGGAGCCGCAGGGTCATGCATTCGAGAAGATAGGGCATCGATGTTTTGCTCATTTCGTCAAGCGCATCGCACACCGCGCAATAAACCTCCCATGCGTCCGTGCCGTCGATGGTCTTTCCCTTGATGCCGTAGCCCGCGGCCCGGTGTGAAATTTTCGCGCAGGCGTATTGCAGCCGCGTGGGCGTGGAATAGGCGTAATGATTGTTCTGCACCAAAAAAAGCACCGGCGATTTGCGCACCGACGCGATGTTGAGCGACTCGTGGAACTCGCCCTTGCTGCTGCCGCCGTCGCCGATCACGGCCAGGCCGAAAATGTCCTCGCCGTTTTGGCGCGCCGACCACACGCCGCCCACCACGGTGCTGAGCATGTTGGAAAGGTGGCTGATCATGGGAAAGCGGCGGTATTGAACGTTCGCGTGGTGCACGTTGCCCTCGCGTCCGTGCGTGGGGCTGTCGGCGTTGGCCATGTACTGGCACATGATTTCGTACGGCGTGTCGCCCATGATCATGTGCGCGGAAATGTCGCGGTGCAGAAGCGACAGCACGTCTTTGGCGGGCCTGAAGGGAAAGCTCATGCCCACGGCAGTTGCTTCGTTGCCGACGCCCAGCGTCACCGTGCCCTTCACATACCGCTTGCGGAAAAGCTCGACCAGCTTCTCCTCGAATTTTCTCGAAAAAAACATCCAGGAATACGCGAGCGGCCAGAATTTTTCTTTGGAGAGCTTTTGCGGATAGCGCGGAAAAACGGTGTTCATGAATCTCGCTGGTTGGAATGGAAAATGGTTTGAACGGCTGTAATTATAATATGTATAGAATATAAGTTAAGATTGTAAATGCGGGTTTTGAATTTTATAGATGCTATAATTCAAAATTTTGAATTTTATGGGGGAGAGGTATACCCCTTCGGGTACTTCCGATGGTCGTCTCCCCCGGCCTCGGTCTCCTCGCCCTATCGGGCTGCGGGATACTCGGCACTCCCCTCTCCAGGGTGCGGCTGGGTACCACCCAATGCAAGCCCGTACCTTCGGCTGGGCGCACCCTTGTGGCGGCAATTGTTTAGATAAAGAGGTTAGATCTAATTTAATTGACTGCTGCCCGATCGGCGAGGCGAAAGCATCTTTACTAACAAGAATTCCGCCGCCACGTTAGGCAGGACTGGAGGCCGCGCTGGAGCGCGGTGCTGCCCGGACCCCGGCGGTCTTCCGCCATCGGGCCGTGGCAGCCCGAGCCGAAGGCGAGACCGGAAGGACGGCCGACCCGACACCGAGCATTTGCGAGGTGGAGGGGAACGCCCGGTTTTTTTATTATTTTATTACTAGAAAAAACCATGGACCAACTACCCCACATCCTTGTCGCCTGCGCCATCATCGAAAATAACGGGAAAATCCTGGCCGCAAAAAGGAGCGACGCCCAACCACACGGCGGAAAGTGGGAATTTCCAGGCGGGAAAATCGGGAAGGATGAAGATCCCGACGCCGCAATCGTCCGCGAAATCAGGGAAGAGCTCGGCTGCGGCATCCGGGTGATTAATGAACTGTCAGATGTGTCTTTCAGATATCCCGACAAGAGCGTGACGCTCGTGCCGCTCGTTTGTGAAATAACTGAGGCCACTGCCCATGCGCTTGAGCACGATGAAGTGCGCTGGGTAGATATGAAAGAGGCGGATGCGCTTGACTGGCTTCCGCCGGATAAAGAGATAATGAAGGATTATTTCAGGATGAAGCAATTCGGGGGATGAGGTCACTGGGATCCAACCCCAATCTTTTTCCAACAGCGTCCGAATCTATTCTCGATCTTTAACAAATAGAGACCCGAGGATAATCCTTTTAGACTCATCATCACATTTCCATTTTCATTCTCCCCGACGCGGCACTTTCTGCCTTGCACCGTCAACAATTCCACCGATATTTTCCCGGCAACTTTCTGCTTCACCAAAAGAGTATTCCCCCTCAAAATCACTTCAGGCATTCCCGCCGCAACTGTCCTTACCGCCTTGTCCCGCGCCGAAAGAACTGGTCCGTCCCAGAAAAACGTCATGCTCGCCGATGCCGGGATGCCGTAGGTAAACGACTTGGAGCCCCAGAGCACCTTGAAAACGTGCGCCGCGAGGCTGTCGTTGTTGTAGGCGACGAGCGCGATCGAGCCGTTGGTGTTTACAAACGCGACATTGAGCACGGTGGAGTCGGCGGTGGAAAAAATGCGGCGCGCGCCGTTGCGCACGAATTTGGACAGGTGGCCGATGGTGTAATAGTCGATAAGGTAGTCGAACTGGCCGGCCTTCGCGTCGCTTGCGTGCACCCTGACCATGCCCATGCACGTGCTGCACCCGCCGATGTGCGGGCCCCAGTTCTCGTCCGTCGCCACCGGCCACTTGACATACGAGCGCGCCCAGTTCCTGGTCATGTACACCATGTCGACGAAGTTCTGCTGCTGCTGCGCGCGCGTGGATAGCGTGGCCTGCGACGAGCGCTCGGTGATGTAAACATTGAGCCCGTACTGGTCGTGGACGCGCGTCTGAGTGGCCGGATCGCCGAAATAGCCGTGGAAGGCGACGCCGCCCACGTGCGGCGAGCGGGTGATCAGGGTGTCGGTGAGAAATGGCTCGACCGCGACGATATCGTACCAGTTGAAATCGAGGAGCAGGATTTTCGTAATGAGGTCCTTCTCCGCAAACTGCGGGAGCCAGTTGTTTCGGAGCATGGTCTGCATGTCGGCCGCCGTGATGTCCTCCACCGACGGGTAATCGAGGCCCGGGCAGCAGGTGGGCTCGTTGTTGAGCGACACGTAATCGATATGCACGCCGAGCGATTCGTAGGCCTGGATGGTCCTGACGTAATAGCGCGCCAGGTGCGGAAAGCATTCGGGCCGCACCCCGCCCACCACCACGCTGTTGTTGGTCTTCATCCAGGCGGGCGGGCTCCACGCGTTCATCATGAGCGTGAGGCCGGGATTGAGCCGGCGCGCCCATTTTGTCAAGGGCAAAACGTCCATGGTGTCGTGGCTGACGCTGAAATGAGGCAGGGTCGTGTCGTTGATGTCGGTGGAGTCGCCGTCGTAGGTGTAGCGCTCGCGCGTGAGGTCGGACGAGCCCATGGGATTGCGCAGAAAACTCGCGCCGATGCCCTTTACCGTGTCGAACAGCGCAGTCATCACCGAATCCCGCAGGGCCGGGGAAAGCACGCGGTTGACAAGCCAGGCGGCCCCGTCGGTGAACGACGCGCCCGCGCCCTCCCATGTCTGGTACTGCGTGTCGGCGTCCACCCCTATGACGGTCATAGCTGCGACCGAAGTCGTGTCGGGCCTGAACACGGCGTCGGCCCGGGGCGCGAGCCCCGACGTTATGGAGGAATCGGTTGAAGCGGTCATCCAGACATGGACGGTGTCGCCGCTTGCAAAAAGGGAAAGGGGAATTGAACATGTAAGAAAAATAGAGATTAAAATCCGTGTGAGCATAATGCCTGTTTGTGAGAAATGAGGTTTTAAAAGATAGGATTTATTATTTGCCACGATCGTTTGACCTCCCCCTTTATCCCCCTCCGAATCGGAGGGGGGAAAATACGATTTTTTTTGTAAATTCCTTCTCCCCTTCTCCGGTTCGGAAAAGGGCCGGAGGATGAGGTCAAATATCGTTCACAGCGTTATTTATTCTGTCAATAACATCATCGATGTCATGTTCGATCTCACTATTCTTGAACCGTAGTTCCCGGATTCCCCTTGTGCTGAAAACTTCATTCCTGTGTTTGTCAACCTTTTTCTGTTCTTCATCATCGTGTATCGACCCATCAACCTCAATCACTAAATTTTTTTCCGCGCAGAAAAAATCGGCGATAAAACCTTCAATGATCTGTTGGCGCCTGAATTTAAGGCAACCGCATTTCTTGCCTCTCAACCTGGACCATAGCATGGCCTCGGCCGGAGTCATGTTTTGCCGATATATTCTGGCAAGAGTAACCTTGCCTTTGGAAATTCTCTGGAGCTGAACCACGCCGGAATATTTTAATTTTATGTTTTCTGTTTTTAGAGCCATGTTTATTTGACCGCCCCCTGTATCCCCCTCCGAATCGGAGGGGGAAAGATTCGTCTTATTAATTCTTTCTCCCCTTCTCCGATTCGGAGAAGGGGCCAGGGGATGAGGTCAAGAGATTCTGAACAACATCATCCTACCTCGTTATCAGAAACCTCTCGCAATATTCCCTTTTCTCTCCTCTAGCGTGCACAAAATAGAATCCCGTCTGTAAAGAATTCCCGTACCGCCAGACATAGTTGCTTGAATTCCTGTCAACGTCAAGCGATTTTATTTTCCTGCCCGCGGCATTGTACACCGCCGCGCTTGCGATGCCCGCTTCTTTTGGAAACTCAAACATCACAGAGGATGGATTGACCGAAATCCCGATCCTCCCAGCTTCAACCGGCCTTCTTGCATGAATGACCGCGCTATTGAACATCGAATCAGGCAGCGGCTCGTTGATCTTGATATTGGAGAAAACATATCCGCCGTGGTTCATGGATGTGTCCCTCATGAGCGCGATTTTCTCGAGCAGCGGAACGCCGCCGCTGTCGCCGTATAAAAAAATGCCGTTAAACACATTCGAATCCGGGCTGCTCTGGTGCACCAGAAGCGCGGTGATGACCCACCTGTTCTTGTCGATGGTATAGGCCCAGCTCGAATCGGCGGTCGTTGCGTACGATACCACGCACGTGTCAAGCGTGTCCCGCCTCACCGCGGCGCCCTTGTCCTTCCACCCCCGAATCACGGCCGACGAGAGCAGCGGCTCCCGCAGCGTGGCAATCCCGAGCTCGAAAAGCCCGAACGCCTGGTCCGCGAGGTAAACGCCGGGAAACGGCACATTGCCCTCGGGGGCGATGGCGTCGAGACGGACATGGGACGGGGCGGAATAATAGTACCGACCGGTACTTTGCGAAAGGTGGCCTCAGGTGCAGTAGTATTTGTAAATCTCCGCGTCGGCTGAATAGGAGGTGATTTTGTCGTAGGTGGCGGAGAGGCGCTGGATGACGGTGTCGAGGGAAATGGGCTGGGAAAAAGCTGAGACGGCGAAGAGTAAAAATAATACTGATGATGTAATGAGTTTTCGTGACATGTCAGGCTCCGGGTTTTTATAAATACGCAGGATAAATATAACTCGCGACAACTACTTTGGTTCCTATGTTATCTTGGTTCTTGGGAGATTTGTTCGGGGGTTTTACCATTGAAACTTACTAAGGCAATCGAATATATATACCAAAACGGGAGATCCTCATCAAAATCGTGGTGATATTTAAATACCAAACCAACATTTTCAAGGAAAACGGTAGTATCGAAACTACCAATTGTAAAGTCGTCTTGACCGCTAATTTGTATGTATTCAACGAGATTTTGAAACGGTCTGTAATAGCCGAAATTCTCTTTGTATGTTCCGCGGCTTTCGAGTCCCCAGGATGAAGTTGTTCTTGTTGAAAGGGTGAAGTATCCAGTTTTATCTATGACGGTATCGGGTGTTTCGATAATAGAGTCAACTAAGTAGGTTGTATCGGATGGAGGGCAATTAGGATAGCAGGCCGTAGATGGAGGACATGTATCGGATATACAATATATTAGGCCACTATCGCGGATGGTTACGTCAAACATTGTAGTAATACTGTCAAGTCTAGTTACTTTCATCACCACGATTGTTTTCGTAAAATTTGAATTCCACCATGCATTCTCAGTACCTGTGCCTTTGACTGAATAAATCCAAGTATCGCCAACCGTGATAGCAGGCATGAAATTTACAAGAGCCGGAAGAACCGGGCCATTGATCTTATTGCTACAAGCGAGCAACAATAGGCAAATTGCCAGAACTTTGTGTTTCATGTTATTCTTCTTTTAGTCGGAGAATTACTTTCCAGAAATTTTTCATCATTCTTCTTCGTCCAAACTTACCGCCCTATCATAACAAATCCTTTTTCCCCTAACCATCTACCTTATTTCTATCTATATAATATACCCAAATCTCCCCAAAATCAAACCTTATTTTAAAAACCGTTTTCTGCCCGAAACCACCTCCTAATTACAGATTTCAGTGGTCAGTACTCAGTAGTATGGATTCCCGCTTTCGCGGGAATGACACGAAAAATGCACGTTACCTATTTTCCGATTAACAACTCCGGAAATTACTTAATCGAAAACGGCACTTCTACTTATACCCTTATAATATCTCTTCTTCCGCCGTGTAAACTCTCTATTACCACGGCCGCAACGCCAGCCACCCGAATGCCCGCCGGCCATGGGAGTATCGGCGCCACGGAGGGGGTGTGCCCCCGGATCGCCGCTGCATCCCGGCAACGCATATTTGCTTTACATTCGGGATGCGGTGGAAGCCGGGGGCCAGGGGGAGACCTCCCCCGCAAAATGATTTGTATTTTGATATCATTGACTATTATAAAAGAATAACGTAACTTTCATCCCATATTTCCCATGGAATCACTCAAGCAAGATCACTCAATCCTTCCCATCGTCTCGATCGTCGGGCGTCCCAACGTCGGCAAATCGTGCCTGTTTAACCGGATCATCGGCGTCAAGGCCGCAGTGGTCGACGACGTGCCCGGCGTCACCCGCGACCGCAACTACCGCGGGACCGCCTGGAACGGCTGCGCCTTCTCGCTCGTCGACACGGGCGGGCTCATCCCCGCCTCGAAGGACGGCATGGCCCAGGACATCGCGAAACAGGTTGCCGTTGCCTGCGAGGAATCGGACGTGATATTGTTTCTGGTGGACGTGCGCGGCGGCGTTTGTGCCGACGACCTTGCCGTTGCGCGCGGCCTGCGCAAACAGGCGGGCGACCGGGTGGTGCTCGTTATTAACAAATGCGAATCAAGGCAGACGCAGTACGACACCGGCGCGTTCGTGTCACTGGGCCTCGGCGAAGGCCATGCCGTTTCGGCCCTGCAGGGCTACGGCGTGGGCGATTTGCTCGACCGCGTGACGGCCATGCTCAAGGCCGGGGGCAAAAAACGCTCGCCTTCCCGGGCGCTGCGCGATGACCGCGATTTTGTCAAGGTGGCGGTGGTGGGAAGGCCGAACGCGGGAAAATCCTCGCTTGTAAACAAGCTGCTCGGCCGGCAACGCATGATCGTGCGGCCCGATCCGGGCACCACGCGAGACTCGATCGACTCCGAAATGACCCATCGGGGCCGCCCGATGGTGCTCATCGACACGGCGGGCCTGCGGAAAAAAGCCAATGTGAAGGAAGACCTCGAATACTACTGCAACCTGCGCGCCATCGCAAGCATCGGCCGGTGCGACGTGGCGGTTCTCGTGGTGGATGCGGTCCTGGGAATTCACGAGCAGGACCTGCGCATCGTGCGGCAGATCGTTGACACGCGCAAGGGCCTTCTCTTGTGCTGGAACAAGTGGGACCTTGTGCCCAAAACGCATTCCACCTTTGACCATCTTAGCGCGGCTGTGCGGGCGCAGTACATGGAACTGACGCATGTGCCCATGGTTTCGGCGTCGGCGCTCACGGGCCGGCGCGTGACCGCGGTGCTCGACCGGGTTCTGGAAATCCAAAGCCGCATGCGCTTGCGCGTTGACGCAAAGGAACTTGCCGACCTCGTGCGTTCGTGGGTTTCCGAGCACCCGCATCCCACCACGGCGAACAGGCAGGTGATCATAGAGACCTGCGTACAAGCGGATGCGCCTTTTCCGCTGTTCCACCTGGTTGCAACCAATCCGCGAAACGGGCTTCCCAATTACAAGCGCTTCATCGCCAACAAGCTGTACAACACCTACGATTTCAACGGATGCCCGGTGGTGGTGGATTTTGTACCCATCCGCAAGCGCGCGCGTTATAATAAGGAAGAGGAATTCCGGCCATCCCTGAAAGGAGATGATGTTCAGTGAATATCGCAATTCTCGGCGGAGGAAGCTGGTCGATCGCGCTCTCGGTGCTGCTTGCGGGAAAAAACCACGCCGTGCGGATGTGGGAATTCGACAAAAATGACGCGGCCATGCTTGCGCGGCAGCGCGAGCATCCCAAAAAATTGCCGGGCATCAAAATCCCGCCCAGCGTCGCGGTCACCAACGATATCCGCGAGGCGCTTGAGTCCGCCGAATACGTTTTGTGCGTAGTGCCGTCGCAGACCACG is a window of Chitinivibrionales bacterium DNA encoding:
- a CDS encoding thiamine pyrophosphate-dependent enzyme, with product MNTVFPRYPQKLSKEKFWPLAYSWMFFSRKFEEKLVELFRKRYVKGTVTLGVGNEATAVGMSFPFRPAKDVLSLLHRDISAHMIMGDTPYEIMCQYMANADSPTHGREGNVHHANVQYRRFPMISHLSNMLSTVVGGVWSARQNGEDIFGLAVIGDGGSSKGEFHESLNIASVRKSPVLFLVQNNHYAYSTPTRLQYACAKISHRAAGYGIKGKTIDGTDAWEVYCAVCDALDEMSKTSMPYLLECMTLRLLGHAVYDNAEYVTQQERDEWLKREPVVRGRKSLLDSGASETSVAAMEKEAAALVDETVKRALEVPRPDPGISFGPVFAERKQASALDAFKAQKVKNLNAVTLALDYVMSRNKNAVLLGLDVGPYGSAFKTCKGLFDKFGPNRVLDMPMAESAIVGFALGASQTGMRPIVEYQFADFSTESATQLGLNCGTWYFRCGKEVPALFRLPCGGGITLGAFHSGEFEGLWSRFCGLKLLYPFTPQETFEAIVAGFYDPNPCLVFEHKLLYGTKGGDIDFDGDLNRIWRERKYADGNECTVVGFGAMLDPVLAACAEVKAGFDIFNPFVLGPLAPARILESVKKTGRLCVVQESTEISGLGDRIISMACRECMPHMKKPPVLVCPPAMPVPFASELEQLYRPDKDRVKMALEQLMGD
- a CDS encoding (deoxy)nucleoside triphosphate pyrophosphohydrolase, which translates into the protein MDQLPHILVACAIIENNGKILAAKRSDAQPHGGKWEFPGGKIGKDEDPDAAIVREIREELGCGIRVINELSDVSFRYPDKSVTLVPLVCEITEATAHALEHDEVRWVDMKEADALDWLPPDKEIMKDYFRMKQFGG
- a CDS encoding glycoside hydrolase family 30 beta sandwich domain-containing protein: MLTRILISIFLTCSIPLSLFASGDTVHVWMTASTDSSITSGLAPRADAVFRPDTTSVAAMTVIGVDADTQYQTWEGAGASFTDGAAWLVNRVLSPALRDSVMTALFDTVKGIGASFLRNPMGSSDLTRERYTYDGDSTDINDTTLPHFSVSHDTMDVLPLTKWARRLNPGLTLMMNAWSPPAWMKTNNSVVVGGVRPECFPHLARYYVRTIQAYESLGVHIDYVSLNNEPTCCPGLDYPSVEDITAADMQTMLRNNWLPQFAEKDLITKILLLDFNWYDIVAVEPFLTDTLITRSPHVGGVAFHGYFGDPATQTRVHDQYGLNVYITERSSQATLSTRAQQQQNFVDMVYMTRNWARSYVKWPVATDENWGPHIGGCSTCMGMVRVHASDAKAGQFDYLIDYYTIGHLSKFVRNGARRIFSTADSTVLNVAFVNTNGSIALVAYNNDSLAAHVFKVLWGSKSFTYGIPASASMTFFWDGPVLSARDKAVRTVAAGMPEVILRGNTLLVKQKVAGKISVELLTVQGRKCRVGENENGNVMMSLKGLSSGLYLLKIENRFGRCWKKIGVGSQ
- a CDS encoding endonuclease domain-containing protein, which codes for MALKTENIKLKYSGVVQLQRISKGKVTLARIYRQNMTPAEAMLWSRLRGKKCGCLKFRRQQIIEGFIADFFCAEKNLVIEVDGSIHDDEEQKKVDKHRNEVFSTRGIRELRFKNSEIEHDIDDVIDRINNAVNDI
- a CDS encoding T9SS type A sorting domain-containing protein, which gives rise to MPFPGVYLADQAFGLFELGIATLREPLLSSAVIRGWKDKGAAVRRDTLDTCVVSYATTADSSWAYTIDKNRWVITALLVHQSSPDSNVFNGIFLYGDSGGVPLLEKIALMRDTSMNHGGYVFSNIKINEPLPDSMFNSAVIHARRPVEAGRIGISVNPSSVMFEFPKEAGIASAAVYNAAGRKIKSLDVDRNSSNYVWRYGNSLQTGFYFVHARGEKREYCERFLITR
- the der gene encoding ribosome biogenesis GTPase Der, with protein sequence MESLKQDHSILPIVSIVGRPNVGKSCLFNRIIGVKAAVVDDVPGVTRDRNYRGTAWNGCAFSLVDTGGLIPASKDGMAQDIAKQVAVACEESDVILFLVDVRGGVCADDLAVARGLRKQAGDRVVLVINKCESRQTQYDTGAFVSLGLGEGHAVSALQGYGVGDLLDRVTAMLKAGGKKRSPSRALRDDRDFVKVAVVGRPNAGKSSLVNKLLGRQRMIVRPDPGTTRDSIDSEMTHRGRPMVLIDTAGLRKKANVKEDLEYYCNLRAIASIGRCDVAVLVVDAVLGIHEQDLRIVRQIVDTRKGLLLCWNKWDLVPKTHSTFDHLSAAVRAQYMELTHVPMVSASALTGRRVTAVLDRVLEIQSRMRLRVDAKELADLVRSWVSEHPHPTTANRQVIIETCVQADAPFPLFHLVATNPRNGLPNYKRFIANKLYNTYDFNGCPVVVDFVPIRKRARYNKEEEFRPSLKGDDVQ